AGTTGTAGCTACAAAGCCCGAATCGAAATTCTCCTTTCTTTCCACTGAAACTGTCCGATACTCATCTCCGGCGGCGGCCCAGAGTGCACAGCGAGAGTTAGTAAAAGTAATGAACCAGTGCATGATTGAAAAGGGCTTTTCAGATAGCAGCGGGGCGGTTACGCCGTACACATTCACCCAGATCAACTCCTTGCCATCTGGACTAGTTGCCGAGAGTTCGCGGGTTCTAGTTCGCGCGCAGATCGACTCAGGTGCGCGCGCCCGTCAGCTTCTGGGCTTCTATCAATTTAACGGTGCCATGTTTACAGGGCTCTACGTCATGAGCGCCGGTGAAACTCCCTTTACCGATGCCCAGGTCGAAACCTGGCTCAAAGTCGCCGTTACGATGGCTACACGTTTGAGTGGAAAATCCGGATAATCACTCTCGTTTTCCCACGAAAGTAATTAGGCTCTATAGCAACGGCCGCCTTAGCTCAGTTGGCAGAGCGTCGCTCTCGTAAAGCGAAGGTCTCGGGTTCGATTCCCGAAGGCGGCTCTCCTAAATTATTCGAACAAACGCTTACTTTCTTTTTAGATCTCGATAATAGTTTTCGTGTTGCCCAATCGCTTCCCACGTAATTATTTTCTTAGCCTCATTTAAACTATAACCAAGCAGCCACTGAGTTTTGCCGATTTTGAATTTATAGACATAGAGATTTGAGAGATCCCCGATTTTCTTTTGGCCAAGCTGTGGATTCTCAATGACCATGTCCATGCTCTCATGCAGGAAGCTGAGTTCTCGTCTTGAGAGTTTCTTGTAAAGCCTTAAAAATCGAGGTGTCTGATTATCTGTGTAAGACAATTAAATCTCACGGCGTTTAAAGGGAATTTTGTCTCTCTCTAAGGTCTCTAAAGATGCGAGGGAGTCGATTACAAAATTAACTGGTAAATCCGGGTTATCGATACAAGCACGACCAATTTTCGCCCAAAACTCAATTTGGCCAGCGATAGTGCGGTGCTCGATTGCTGCTTCTTTCTTTGCACGCTTATATAAATCGGGATCGATTCTGACTGGCATACTCATAAGGCTATTTTACTACAAAAGTAGTAAATCTGGAAACTGGGTACATTGTGGGTAAATTTTTAAAGAATCAAGGCAAGGTTTTCTCTCCCCACTTTATGAGATTGAGTTTAGGTGCTCAATTTCTGTGCTTGATAAATCAATAATCTGAATAATTTCGTTGAGCTGGGCAACGGTGCGCGCAGATGCGATGGGAACACTTACCGTTGGTTGTGCCCTTAGCCATGCTAAAGCGATTGCAGAAAGTGGAGCCCCATTGTGCGCATTTGAAATCTCATCCATAGCGGCGATAACTGCGTAACCCTTTTCGGTTGCATATTCACGCGCTCCAACTTCACGCTTTGAATCCACTTGAATTACGCCAGGTCGATATTTTCCGGACAGGAAGCCCCGAGCTAAGCCATAAAATGGAAGATTAGAAATTCCAAACTCCGCAACAGTTGATGCCATTCCACTTTCATACGTTGTGCGATCTACTAGATTGTATAAATCCTGCACGGCGACGTATGAAGGTAGATAGTTCTCTTCACTCACTTTCATTGCAAGGCGCAGACGTTCAGGGGAAAAATTAGAGGCTGCTATATAGCGAACTTTGCCTTCTGCAATCAGTTGGCCGTAAGCGCCAAGAGTTTCCTCCATAGGCACTTCAGGATCATCAGCGTGGCTGTAATACAGATCAATGTAATCGGTTTGAAGTCGATTGAGAGATTCTTCGCAAGCGGCAAAAATATTTGCAGCCGAAAGTCCAGGGCGTTGGGCCAATTTCGAAACCTTAGTTGCAATCACCATTGAAGATCGATTTCCCCGAGCCTTCATCCATGAACCAATGATGGTTTCTGATTCACCCCCGACATGGCCTTCTACCCATTGGCTGTAAACATCGGCAGTATCAATGAAATTACCGCCATGGGCGCTATAGGCATCTAGAACATCGTGAGATTGTGCCTCGTCGGCGTTCGATCCGAAGATATTAGTGCCAAGGCATAATGGGTGAACTACGAGGTCGGTTTCTGGAATAGTGATCATGTACGCACAATAAGGCACAATTGCACTGTGGTCGAAACAACTGGTGGTTTTACAAGTGAGGGTTTAGCCCTGGAGGCACGTACGTTAATACTGCCATCACTAACGCAGGCCGAAGCGATTGAAATTGGCGAGATCGCGAAGAGTATTGGTCTGGCACGATCACTTCCAATTGCAATCGAAGTTCGGCTCAAAGAGTGGATTGTTTTCCACGTATCCTTACCTAGCTCAACCCCCTTAAACGATGCCTGGATTGCGCGAAAAGCGCGAGTAACTATGGCCACTGGCCATTCAACGATGTATGAAAGAGTTTTGGCCGAAGAGCAGGGAATTAATTGGTATGAGGTTTATGGCAAGCCCGAAGAAACGCATGCGATACATGGCGGAGCATTGGCGCTCAATGTGACTGGCGTAGGTTTTGCTGGAATATTGCTTATTAGTGGGCTACCGCAAGTGCAAGATCACTTACTCGGTGTTGAAATTATTACAGAGTATTTAGCCCGCAAAGGTGAACTCAGTTGAGCATTTGGGTAGCCGGTGAAGTGCTTATCGATATTTTACCAACTGGAGATGTCGTTGGTGGTGGCCCCGCAAATACGGCAAAAGCCTTAGCAAGATTGGGCCATGAAGTCGATTTTATTGATGGAATTTCCAGCGATAAGTATGGGCTTATGGC
Above is a window of Candidatus Planktophila sp. DNA encoding:
- a CDS encoding ParD-like family protein; this encodes MSMPVRIDPDLYKRAKKEAAIEHRTIAGQIEFWAKIGRACIDNPDLPVNFVIDSLASLETLERDKIPFKRREI
- a CDS encoding type II toxin-antitoxin system RelE/ParE family toxin, whose translation is MSYTDNQTPRFLRLYKKLSRRELSFLHESMDMVIENPQLGQKKIGDLSNLYVYKFKIGKTQWLLGYSLNEAKKIITWEAIGQHENYYRDLKRK
- a CDS encoding heme-binding protein, with amino-acid sequence MVETTGGFTSEGLALEARTLILPSLTQAEAIEIGEIAKSIGLARSLPIAIEVRLKEWIVFHVSLPSSTPLNDAWIARKARVTMATGHSTMYERVLAEEQGINWYEVYGKPEETHAIHGGALALNVTGVGFAGILLISGLPQVQDHLLGVEIITEYLARKGELS
- a CDS encoding aldo/keto reductase — its product is MITIPETDLVVHPLCLGTNIFGSNADEAQSHDVLDAYSAHGGNFIDTADVYSQWVEGHVGGESETIIGSWMKARGNRSSMVIATKVSKLAQRPGLSAANIFAACEESLNRLQTDYIDLYYSHADDPEVPMEETLGAYGQLIAEGKVRYIAASNFSPERLRLAMKVSEENYLPSYVAVQDLYNLVDRTTYESGMASTVAEFGISNLPFYGLARGFLSGKYRPGVIQVDSKREVGAREYATEKGYAVIAAMDEISNAHNGAPLSAIALAWLRAQPTVSVPIASARTVAQLNEIIQIIDLSSTEIEHLNSIS